The following nucleotide sequence is from Peribacillus sp. ACCC06369.
TAGGTCCTCATCGTGACGACCTGGTTTTTTTTGTGAATGACCGTGATGTCCAGACATATGGTTCACAGGGACAACAACGTACAACTGCCCTGTCATTGAAACTTGCCGAAATTGAGCTGATCCATGAAGAAATCGGCGAGTATCCCATTTTATTATTGGATGATGTGTTATCGGAACTCGACGATTTCCGTCAATCCCATTTACTAAATACGATACAAGGGAAAGTGCAAACATTTGTGACGACACCCTCCGTTGATGGAATCGATCATCAAACCCTAAGAGAAGCGTCCACCTTTTATGTTAGTCAAGGAAGTATAAAAAAGGTTAAATGATGAGGTGAATGAATGTATCTCCATATTGGTGAAGACATTCTTGTGAAAACGGACGATGTCATAGCCATTTTAGATAAGAAGCTGCTCCAGGCTTCTCCAATCATGAGTGAATTTCTGGAGAAAAAGTCTGATGTAACTTACCATTTAGCAAAAAACTCGGTTAAATCGATTGTGGTAACGGATAAACAGGTCTATTATTCACCGCTTGCATCGTCCACTTTAAAAAAGCGTTCAATGCAGCCATCGTTCTTAATCGATGATATAGATATTCTTTGAATTGTAGCCATAACGTAATAATTACTCCTGAAAAATTGATAAATGCCAAAAGAAAAGTGTAGGTGATACGTATGACAATGGAACAAAAAGAAGTACAAGCTCAGGCATACGATGAGAATCAGATACAGGTTTTAGAAGGCTTAGAAGCAGTTCGTAAACGTCCGGGGATGTATATCGGTACTACCTCTGCAAAAGGACTTCACCATCTTGTTTGGGAAATTGTCGATAATAGTATCGATGAGGCACTAGCTGGTTTCTGTACTGAAATCAAAGTGACGATCGAAGAAGACAATAGCATAACAGTAGTCGATAATGGTCGGGGTATTCCAGTAGGTATCCATGAAAAAATGGGACGGCCAGCTGTAGAAGTAATCATGACGGTCCTTCATGCGGGCGGTAAATTTGGCGGCGGAGGTTACAAGGTCTCCGGTGGTCTGCATGGTGTGGGAGCTTCAGTAGTAAATGCTTTATCCACGGTATTGGAAGTTTATGTTCATCGTGAAGGTAAAATCCATTATCAGCAATTCAACCGTGGGGTTCCTAAAGAAGATTTGAAAGTTATCGGGGAAACCGATCATACAGGTACGACTGTACACTTCATTCCTGATGGTCAAATTTTCACGGAATCCTTGGAATATGATTTTGATACATTAGCCACACGTATCCGTGAGCTTGCGTTCCTGAATAAAGGCTTGAAACTGATCATTGAAGATAAACGTGAAGAGGAAGAGAAAATCAGGGAATACCACTATGAGGGCGGCATCAAATCTTATGTGGAGCATTTGAACCGTTCAAAAGAGGTCCTTCATGAGGAACCGATTTTCATGGAAGGCGAGAGAGATGGAATCTCTGTTGAATTAGCATTGCAATATAATGACAGCTATATCAGTAATGTCTTTTCTTTTGCTAATAATATCCATACCTATGAAGGCGGTACACATGAATCAGGATTCAAGACTGCTTTGACCCGTGTCATTAATGATTATGCACGGAAAAATAGTCTTTTAAAAGAAGCCGATTCCAATTTCTCCGGTGAAGATGTCCGGGAAGGTCTAACGGCAATCATTTCGATTAAGCATCCTGAACCACAATTTGAAGGTCAGACGAAAACCAAACTGGGAAACTCTGAAGTAAGGACGGTTACTGATTCCATCCTTTCGGAACGGCTTGATTCTTTCTTATACGAAAATCCTGCAGTGGCCAGAAAAATTATAGATAAAGGGCTTATGGCAGCAAGAGCCCGTATGGCAGCCAAGAAAGCCCGTGAATTGACACGAAGGAAAAGTGCTTTGGAAGTATCCAATCTACCGGGGAAATTGGCAGATTGTTCATCTAAGGATCCGGCTATCAGCGAATTGTACATCGTTGAAGGAAACTCGGCGGGAGGCTCTGCTAAACAAGGAAGGGACCGCCATTTCCAAGCCATTTTGCCGCTAAGAGGTAAAATCCTGAATGTTGAAAAAGCACGATTGGATAGAATCCTGCACAATGAAGAAATAGGTACGATCATCACAGCACTTGGAACAGGCATTGGTGATGAATTCAATATTGAAAAGGCTAGATACCATAAAATTGTTATCATGACCGATGCAGATGTGGATGGTGCCCATATCAGAACGCTGATGTTGACATTCTTCTACCGTTATATGAGAAAAATTATCGAGTATGGATATATATATATTGCTCAGCCGCCACTTTTCAAAATTCAGCAAGGGAAAAAAGTGGATTATGCCTATAATGATCGGCAGCTTGAAGAAATCATGGCTAGTATGCCAAGTACTCCAAAGCCTAACCTGCAGCGTTATAAAGGGCTGGGGGAAATGAATCCAGAGCAATTGTGGGAAACGACCATGAACCCAGATACAAGAACTCTACTTCAAGTCAGTTTGAAAGATGCTGCCGAGGCAGATGAGACTTTCGAGATGTTGATGGGCGACAAGGTGGAACCGCGACGTAACTTCATTGAAGAAAATGCAATTTATGTAAAAAATCTCGATATCTGAATTTTTGACAGGATGCTTTTTACATCCTGTTCTTTACATAGTGCACGTACAGTAAAAACTAAATGAGAGTATAAGCTTTTTATAGGAGGTTGGCTCCATGTCAGAAAATGAAAGATCAGGTGTAAAAGAAATAAATATAAGTACCGAGATGCGGACATCATTTCTGGATTACGCGATGAGCGTAATTGTGTCTCGGGCTTTGCCTGATGTAAGGGACGGTTTAAAACCGGTACACCGAAGAATTCTTTATGCAATGAATGATCTTGGAATGACTTCGGATAAACCATTTAAAAAATCAGCCCGTATTGTAGGGGAAGTAATCGGTAAATATCACCCGCATGGTGATTCTGCCGTATATGAAACGATGGTACGGATGGCGCAGCCTTTTAACTATCGTTATATGCTTGTCGATGGTCACGGGAATTTCGGTTCGGTCGATGGAGACCAAGCTGCCGCAATGAGGTATACAGAAGCAAGGATGTCGAAGATCTCGATGGAGTTACTTCGCGATTTAAATAAAGATACGGTTAATTTCCAGGATAACTACGATGGTTCAGAAAGAGAACCAGCCGTTATGCCAGCCCGTTTCCCGAACTTGTTAGTGAATGGTTCATCAGGTATAGCAGTAGGGATGGCAACCAATATTCCACCCCATCAGTTAGGTGAGGTAATTGACGGCGTATTGGCTTTAAGCAAGAATTCTGAAATTACAATTCCAGAGTTAATGGAATATATCCCTGGTCCGGATTTCCCGACAGCCGGTTTAATTTTAGGACGAAGCGGAATCAGGAAGGCCTATGAAACTGGAAAAGGGTCAATCATTCAACGGGCGAGAGTCGAGATTGAAGAAAAACCCAATGGAAAACAGGTAATCCTTGTTAAAGAAATCCCTTATCAAGTGAATAAAGCAAGATTGATTGAAAAAATTGCAGAACTTGCTCGAGATAAGAAAATCGAAGGCATTACCGATTTACGGGATGAATCGGATCGTAATGGCATGCGTATCGTAATGGAACTTCGCAAGGATGTTAATGCAAATGTCCTTTTAAACAACCTGTATAAGCATACTGCAATGCAGACAACCTTCGGAATCAATCTACTTGCTTTGGTGGACGGTCAGCCTAAAGTGCTGAATTTAAAACAATGCCTACACTATTACTTAGAGCATCAGCAGGTAGTCATACGGCGCAGGACTGAATTTGAATTACGGAAAGCGGAAGCCCGTGCTCATATTTTGGAAGGTTTGCGCATTGCACTTGATAATTTGGATGCGGTCATTTCATTAATCCGTGGTTCCCAAACGACGGAAATTGCCCGTGAAGGCTTAATGACACAATTTTCGCTTTCCGAGAAACAGGCGCAAGCTATCCTGGATATGCGTTTACAACGTTTGACAGGTCTGGAACGTGAAAAAATAGAAGATGAGTATCAGGCTTTAATGGCTATAATTGCAGAATATAAAGCTATTCTTGCTGATGAGGAAAAGGTTCTTGAAATTATTCGTGAAGAGCTTATTGAAATTAAAGAACGTTTTGATGATAAACGGAGAACTGAAATCACATTGGCCGGCTTTGAAAGCCTTGAAGATGAGGATTTAATTCCAGAGGAAAATATAATCGTGACACTGACGCATAACGGTTATATTAAACGCTTGCCTGCAACCACGTACCGCAGTCAAAAACGCGGAGGGCGCGGGATACAGGGTATGGGAACGAATACAGATGACTTTGTCGGTCACTTGTTAACCACTTCGACTCATGACACTCTATTATTCTTCACTAACAAAGGTAAGGTCTATCGTTCCAAAGGATATGAAATACCTGAATATGGTAGGACGGCAAAAGGGTTGCCGCTTATCAACTTGTTGGAAGTCGATAAAGGTGAGTGGGTCAATGCAATCATACCTGTGAAGGAATTTGCTGACGATTGGTATTTATTCTTCACGACCAGACATGGGATATCTAAGCGTACACCTTTGTCTTCGTTTGCAAATATCCGTAATAACGGTTTAATTGCCCTAGGTTTACGTGAAGATGATGAATTGATTTCTGTCCGTCTTACGAATGGAGAGAAGCAAATCATAATTGGAACGAAAGCCGGGATGATGATTCGTTTCCCTGAGACGGATGTACGGACAATGGGACGTACTGCAGCGGGAGTGAAAGGGATTTCCTTAAGGGCCAATGATGAAGTGGTCGGCATGGAAATTCTTGAAGATGATGAAGAAGTCCTTATCGTTACGAAAAACGGCTATGGAAAACGGACCTCTGCGGAAGAGTACCGTATTCAAAGCCGTGGAGGCAAAGGGATAAAAACATGTAATGTCACTGAGAAAAATGGTGAACTTATAGCTGTGAAAACAGTAACGGGTGTAGATGAGGATTTGATGCTGATTACAGCAGCTGGTGTATTGATCCGAATGGAAGTCGAAGGCATTTCTAAAACGGGCCGTAACACACAGGGTGTTAAGCTCATCCGACTCGAATCCGCAGATAATGAATATGTTTCTACGGTAGCCATCGTTGGAAGAGAAGAAGAAGAAGAAATAGAGATGGATACAGAACAGGGTCCAACAATAGATACCGATTCTGATTCTGAACCTACTGTAATCGAAGAAAATGAAGTAACTGAAAAAGATACGGAAGAATAATTCTTCCATAAAAAAAGACCCAGGCAATTATGCTGGGTCTTTTTTTGGTATTAGATGATTTTACAAAAAATATACTACAGTGTTTGGGTGTGGGTAAAAATTCTTATGATCCCAGTATATTAAAGATTATAATGCTAATAAATATGGATTTGTATCTTGAGTCAGTACAAACATACGAGAACTTAAAAATTGGCAAGCAGGCAGTAAAGTCGATGTGGCCATGATTTGTTTAATCCTGGTTCCTTTAATGGACAAAGCTTTAGAGGAACCAGGAAACATTTTGATGCTGCACCACTATTGCAGAAGACTATGTATACCATCATGCCATTTCAATTGGATTGATAGGGGGGATATATTGCATATGAAATGAAATGCAATAGGGCGGATGTCTACCAGGCCACAATTGGCGGGTGTTTGGCAGACTGCGGGATGGCAACAGGATTCGCTAACTTTTCCATGGGAAACAAGGTCAAACTGAACTTGAATTCATCGCTGAAATCATTTTTATTGATGCCAGCTCGCAAACAAGACTGATCATCAAGGTGAAAGATAGTGATCAAATAATCAATTTAGGGTTTAATCGTGAATGATATATAGAAGAAATACTATAATGCTAAAGAAAAGTTTACTCCTAAAAAGATAAGCTTTTTCTTGCTATTAGGTGGACAACCAAATTCATTGTTATCTATGGATTCATGTATTTTATTTATTTTAAAATAACTCTTGCTTTTATTTCTGATACTAGATATAATAACTAAGTCGACAGCGAAAGAAAAAAGTTGTTGACAAAAAATAATATAGTTGATATATTATTAAAGTCGTTTCTAAACGAACGATGCAAATTGCTCTTTGAAAACTGAACAAAACAAAGCGCCAACGTTAAATTTTAAGTGAGCACACACTATTAAAAAAGCAAAATGAGCAAGTCAAACATTTCTTCGGAGAGTTTGATCCTGGCTCAGGACGAACGCTGGCGGCGTGCCTAATACATGCAAGTCGAGCGAATCGATGGGAGCTTGCTCCCTGAGATTAGCGGCGGACGGGTGAGTAACACGTGGGCAACCTGCCTATAAGACTGGGATAACTTCGGGAAACCGGAGCTAATACCGGATACGTTCTTTTCTCGCATGAGAGAAGATGGAAAGACGGTTTCGGCTGTCACTTATAGATGGGCCCGCGGCGCATTAGCTAGTTGGTGAGGTAATGGCTCACCAAGGCGACGATGCGTAGCCGACCTGAGAGGGTGATCGGCCACACTGGGACTGAGACACGGCCCAGACTCCTACGGGAGGCAGCAGTAGGGAATCTTCCGCAATGGACGAAAGTCTGACGGAGCAACGCCGCGTGAACGAAGAAGGCCTTCGGGTCGTAAAGTTCTGTTGTTAGGGAAGAACAAGTACCAGAGTAACTGCTGGTACCTTGACGGTACCTAACCAGAAAGCCACGGCTAACTACGTGCCAGCAGCCGCGGTAATACGTAGGTGGCAAGCGTTGTCCGGAATTATTGGGCGTAAAGCGCGCGCAGGTGGTTCTTTAAGTCTGATGTGAAAGCCCACGGCTCAACCGTGGAGGGTCATTGGAAACTGGGGAACTTGAGTACAGAAGAGGAAAGTGGAATTCCAAGTGTAGCGGTGAAATGCGTAGAGATTTGGAGGAACACCAGTGGCGAAGGCGACTTTCTGGTCTGTAACTGACACTGAGGCGCGAAAGCGTGGGGAGCAAACAGGATTAGATACCCTGGTAGTCCACGCCGTAAACGATGAGTGCTAAGTGTTAGAGGGTTTCCGCCCTTTAGTGCTGCAGCTAACGCATTAAGCACTCCGCCTGGGGAGTACGGCCGCAAGGCTGAAACTCAAAGGAATTGACGGGGGCCCGCACAAGCGGTGGAGCATGTGGTTTAATTCGAAGCAACGCGAAGAACCTTACCAGGTCTTGACATCCTCTGACAACCCTAGAGATAGGGCTTTCCCCTTCGGGGGACAGAGTGACAGGTGGTGCATGGTTGTCGTCAGCTCGTGTCGTGAGATGTTGGGTTAAGTCCCGCAACGAGCGCAACCCTTGATCTTAGTTGCCAGCATTCAGTTGGGCACTCTAAGGTGACTGCCGGTGACAAACCGGAGGAAGGTGGGGATGACGTCAAATCATCATGCCCCTTATGACCTGGGCTACACACGTGCTACAATGGATGGTACAAAGGGCTGCAAACCTGCGAAGGTAAGCGAATCCCATAAAGCCATTCTCAGTTCGGATTGTAGGCTGCAACTCGCCTACATGAAGCCGGAATCGCTAGTAATCGCGGATCAGCATGCCGCGGTGAATACGTTCCCGGGCCTTGTACACACCGCCCGTCACACCACGAGAGTTTGTAACACCCGAAGTCGGTGAGGTAACCTTTATGGAGCCAGCCGCCTAAGGTGGGACAGATGATTGGGGTGAAGTCGTAACAAGGTAGCCGTATCGGAAGGTGCGGCTGGATCACCTCCTTTCTAAGGATAATTACGAGAGCGCTTTTGTTTTGTTCAGTTTTGAATGAGTGATTCATTCAATTTAATAGTAATCCCGCGATAAGCTTGGGAAGCAGAAGCTTATTATTTATGTGAATGGGCCTATAGCTCAGCTGGTTAGAGCGCACGCCTGATAAGCGTGAGGTCGATGGTTCGAGTCCATTTAGGCCCACCATTCCATTTCCCAAAACGGGGCCTTAGCTCAGCTGGGAGAGCGCCTGCCTTGCACGCAGGAGGTCAGCGGTTCGATCCCGCTAGGCTCCACCAATGAATCAATCACGTTGTGATTGGGACAACTTGTTCCTTGAAAACTAGATAATAGATAGAAGGCAATTAATTTTTTTCAAAGCATCTGTAAGATCTTTTTAACGGTTAAGTTAGAAAGGGCGCACGGTGGATGCCTTGGCACTAGGAGCCGATGAAGGACGGGACTAACACCGATATGCTTCGGGGAGCTGTAAGTAAGCTTTGATCCGGAGATTTCCGAATGGGGAAACCCACTGTTCGTAATGGAACAGTATCTTTACCTGAATACATAGGGTACTGAAGGCAGACCCGGGGAACTGAAACATCTAAGTACCCGGAGGAAGAGAAAGCAAATGCGATTTCCTGAGTAGCGGCGAGCGAAACGGAATTAGCCCAAACCAAGAGGCTTGCCTCTTGGGGTTGTAGGACACTCAACATGGAGTTACAAAGGAACGGGGTAAATGAAGTGACCTGGAAAGGTCCGTCAAAGAAGGTAAAAACCCTGTAGTTGAAACTTCGTTCCCTCCTGAGTGGATCCTGAGTACGGCGGGACACGAGAAATCCCGTCGGAAGCAGGGAGGACCATCTCCCAAGGCTAAATACTCCCTAGTGACCGATAGTGAACCAGTACCGTGAGGGAAAGGTGAAAAGCACCCCGGAAGGGGAGTGAAATAGATCCTGAAACCGTGTGCCTACAAGTAGTCAAAGCCCGTTAATGGGTAATGGCGTGCCTTTTGTAGAATGAACCGGCGAGTTACGATTTCATGCGAGGTTAAGTTGATAAGACGGA
It contains:
- the remB gene encoding extracellular matrix regulator RemB, which translates into the protein MYLHIGEDILVKTDDVIAILDKKLLQASPIMSEFLEKKSDVTYHLAKNSVKSIVVTDKQVYYSPLASSTLKKRSMQPSFLIDDIDIL
- the gyrB gene encoding DNA topoisomerase (ATP-hydrolyzing) subunit B; protein product: MEQKEVQAQAYDENQIQVLEGLEAVRKRPGMYIGTTSAKGLHHLVWEIVDNSIDEALAGFCTEIKVTIEEDNSITVVDNGRGIPVGIHEKMGRPAVEVIMTVLHAGGKFGGGGYKVSGGLHGVGASVVNALSTVLEVYVHREGKIHYQQFNRGVPKEDLKVIGETDHTGTTVHFIPDGQIFTESLEYDFDTLATRIRELAFLNKGLKLIIEDKREEEEKIREYHYEGGIKSYVEHLNRSKEVLHEEPIFMEGERDGISVELALQYNDSYISNVFSFANNIHTYEGGTHESGFKTALTRVINDYARKNSLLKEADSNFSGEDVREGLTAIISIKHPEPQFEGQTKTKLGNSEVRTVTDSILSERLDSFLYENPAVARKIIDKGLMAARARMAAKKARELTRRKSALEVSNLPGKLADCSSKDPAISELYIVEGNSAGGSAKQGRDRHFQAILPLRGKILNVEKARLDRILHNEEIGTIITALGTGIGDEFNIEKARYHKIVIMTDADVDGAHIRTLMLTFFYRYMRKIIEYGYIYIAQPPLFKIQQGKKVDYAYNDRQLEEIMASMPSTPKPNLQRYKGLGEMNPEQLWETTMNPDTRTLLQVSLKDAAEADETFEMLMGDKVEPRRNFIEENAIYVKNLDI
- the gyrA gene encoding DNA gyrase subunit A yields the protein MSENERSGVKEINISTEMRTSFLDYAMSVIVSRALPDVRDGLKPVHRRILYAMNDLGMTSDKPFKKSARIVGEVIGKYHPHGDSAVYETMVRMAQPFNYRYMLVDGHGNFGSVDGDQAAAMRYTEARMSKISMELLRDLNKDTVNFQDNYDGSEREPAVMPARFPNLLVNGSSGIAVGMATNIPPHQLGEVIDGVLALSKNSEITIPELMEYIPGPDFPTAGLILGRSGIRKAYETGKGSIIQRARVEIEEKPNGKQVILVKEIPYQVNKARLIEKIAELARDKKIEGITDLRDESDRNGMRIVMELRKDVNANVLLNNLYKHTAMQTTFGINLLALVDGQPKVLNLKQCLHYYLEHQQVVIRRRTEFELRKAEARAHILEGLRIALDNLDAVISLIRGSQTTEIAREGLMTQFSLSEKQAQAILDMRLQRLTGLEREKIEDEYQALMAIIAEYKAILADEEKVLEIIREELIEIKERFDDKRRTEITLAGFESLEDEDLIPEENIIVTLTHNGYIKRLPATTYRSQKRGGRGIQGMGTNTDDFVGHLLTTSTHDTLLFFTNKGKVYRSKGYEIPEYGRTAKGLPLINLLEVDKGEWVNAIIPVKEFADDWYLFFTTRHGISKRTPLSSFANIRNNGLIALGLREDDELISVRLTNGEKQIIIGTKAGMMIRFPETDVRTMGRTAAGVKGISLRANDEVVGMEILEDDEEVLIVTKNGYGKRTSAEEYRIQSRGGKGIKTCNVTEKNGELIAVKTVTGVDEDLMLITAAGVLIRMEVEGISKTGRNTQGVKLIRLESADNEYVSTVAIVGREEEEEIEMDTEQGPTIDTDSDSEPTVIEENEVTEKDTEE